In the genome of Rhodamnia argentea isolate NSW1041297 chromosome 3, ASM2092103v1, whole genome shotgun sequence, one region contains:
- the LOC115727959 gene encoding tetrahydrocannabinolic acid synthase-like isoform X1, giving the protein MADNIPLISIIFFSFCSVASSFDQVSFLQCFSLHSLQSNSTSKTIATRNDPTYISLLQSSIQNLRFLNTSSPKPQLIVTPIHPLEIRAAIVCSQKHGVNVRVRSGGHDYEGLSYVSRIPFIIVDLRNMRSVEVDVEKESAWVEGGATLGELYYAISQKSKVLGFPAGSCPTVGVGGHVSGGGFGTIFRKYGLASDNVIDAKFVDVNGKILDRKSMGEDLFWAIRGGGGASFGVIFAWKIMLVPVPPTVTVFEVGKTIEENGTMILYKWQNVAHKLQEDIFLHAVIGVVTPSSGLANNTISISFGGLYLGKIEKLLPSIQESFPELGLMRESCTEMSWIKSVLYFAGYSQDESPGVLLNRTQSSKSFFKAKSDYVMTPISETALQALWNKLIEEETSYLILTPYGGVMSQISESETPFPHRRGNKYQIQYMVTWDSEEESNEHINWMRELYDYMAPYVSRFPRAAYMNYRDLDLGRNSDVNASYAQASVWGLKYFKSNFRRLVKVKTASDPTNFFWNEQSFPVLSPRGR; this is encoded by the coding sequence ATGGCAGATAATATTCCATTAAtttccatcatcttcttttcattttgctcTGTGGCTTCAAGCTTTGATCAAGTCTCCTTTCTCCAATGCTTTTCCCTTCATTCCCTCCAATCCAACTCCACGTCCAAAACCATTGCAACAAGAAACGATCCAACTTATATCTCTCTCTTGCAGTCTTCCATTCAAAACCTCAGATTCTTGAACACTTCCTCACCAAAACCACAACTCATTGTGACCCCAATCCATCCACTTGAGATACGAGCAGCCATAGTATGCTCCCAGAAGCACGGTGTGAACGTGCGGGTGCGAAGTGGGGGCCACGACTACGAGGGCCTCTCCTACGTATCCCGAATCCCCTTCATCATAGTCGATCTCAGGAACATGAGGTCGGTCGAGGTGGACGTCGAGAAAGAGAGCGCATGGGTGGAGGGTGGAGCAACATTAGGAGAATTGTACTATGCAATTTCTCAAAAGAGCAAGGTTTTGGGATTCCCAGCTGGTAGTTGTCCCACTGTTGGAGTTGGAGGACATGTTAGTGGGGGCGGGTTCGGCACAATATTTCGGAAGTACGGTCTAGCATCCGACAACGTGATTGACGCCAAATTCGTCGATGTTAACGGAAAGATTTTGGACCGGAAATCGATGGGTGAAGATCTTTTTTGGGCTAttagaggaggtggaggagcaaGCTTTGGTGTGATCTTTGCATGGAAAATTATGCTGGTTCCTGTCCCTCCAACTGTTACTGTCTTTGAAGTAGGAAAGACCATTGAAGAAAATGGAACTATGATCTTGTACAAGTGGCAAAATGTTGCACACAAGCTTCAGGAAGACATCTTTCTCCATGCTGTGATAGGAGTTGTCACTCCATCTTCAGGTTTGGCGAACAACACAATCAGCATCTCATTCGGGGGTTTGTACCTCGGCAAGATCGAAAAACTCCTGCCTtcaatccaagaaagctttCCCGAGTTGGGTTTGATGCGTGAAAGCTGCACGGAGATGAGTTGGATAAAATCTGTCCTTTATTTCGCAGGATATTCTCAAGACGAATCTCCCGGAGTCTTGCTCAACCGGACTCAATCGTCCAAATCCTTCTTCAAGGCAAAATCCGACTACGTGATGACCCCCATTTCGGAAACCGCTTTGCAAGCTCTATGGAATAAGCTTATCGAAGAAGAGACGTCTTACCTGATTTTAACACCTTATGGCGGGGTAATGAGCCAGATCTCCGAATCGGAGACCCCTTTCCCGCACCGGAGAGGGAACAAGTACCAAATTCAGTACATGGTTACTTGGGACAGTGAAGAGGAAAGCAATGAGCACATCAATTGGATGAGAGAGCTGTACGATTATATGGCACCTTACGTTTCAAGATTTCCAAGAGCAGCTTATATGAATTATAGGGATCTTGACTTGGGGAGGAACTCTGACGTCAATGCTAGTTATGCTCAAGCAAGTGTCTGGGGTTTGAAATATTTCAAGAGCAATTTTAGGAGATTGGTGAAAGTGAAGACGGCGTCCGATCCGACCAACTTTTTCTGGAACGAGCAAAGCTTTCCGGTGTTGTCTCCAAGAGGACGATAA
- the LOC115727959 gene encoding tetrahydrocannabinolic acid synthase-like isoform X2 has translation MGEDLFWAIRGGGGASFGVIFAWKIMLVPVPPTVTVFEVGKTIEENGTMILYKWQNVAHKLQEDIFLHAVIGVVTPSSGYSQDESPGVLLNRTQSSKSFFKAKSDYVMTPISETALQALWNKLIEEETSYLILTPYGGVMSQISESETPFPHRRGNKYQIQYMVTWDSEEESNEHINWMRELYDYMAPYVSRFPRAAYMNYRDLDLGRNSDVNASYAQASVWGLKYFKSNFRRLVKVKTASDPTNFFWNEQSFPVLSPRGR, from the exons ATGGGTGAAGATCTTTTTTGGGCTAttagaggaggtggaggagcaaGCTTTGGTGTGATCTTTGCATGGAAAATTATGCTGGTTCCTGTCCCTCCAACTGTTACTGTCTTTGAAGTAGGAAAGACCATTGAAGAAAATGGAACTATGATCTTGTACAAGTGGCAAAATGTTGCACACAAGCTTCAGGAAGACATCTTTCTCCATGCTGTGATAGGAGTTGTCACTCCATCTTCAG GATATTCTCAAGACGAATCTCCCGGAGTCTTGCTCAACCGGACTCAATCGTCCAAATCCTTCTTCAAGGCAAAATCCGACTACGTGATGACCCCCATTTCGGAAACCGCTTTGCAAGCTCTATGGAATAAGCTTATCGAAGAAGAGACGTCTTACCTGATTTTAACACCTTATGGCGGGGTAATGAGCCAGATCTCCGAATCGGAGACCCCTTTCCCGCACCGGAGAGGGAACAAGTACCAAATTCAGTACATGGTTACTTGGGACAGTGAAGAGGAAAGCAATGAGCACATCAATTGGATGAGAGAGCTGTACGATTATATGGCACCTTACGTTTCAAGATTTCCAAGAGCAGCTTATATGAATTATAGGGATCTTGACTTGGGGAGGAACTCTGACGTCAATGCTAGTTATGCTCAAGCAAGTGTCTGGGGTTTGAAATATTTCAAGAGCAATTTTAGGAGATTGGTGAAAGTGAAGACGGCGTCCGATCCGACCAACTTTTTCTGGAACGAGCAAAGCTTTCCGGTGTTGTCTCCAAGAGGACGATAA